The following proteins are encoded in a genomic region of Candidatus Zixiibacteriota bacterium:
- a CDS encoding RDD family protein has translation MSLSFNCPHCNASLVAQYLRPGDVCKCHQCGQECSVPVDATSVWQPSSADGQPTMAAPPPPRQVAGQLADRGTRLGAQLIDGLLVLPLIIVWVIIAGTSESDAGELMGFLLFILGMVGLIAYQWWLLSTEGQSIGKRMLNIKVVKLDGTNGGFETNVLMRLIINGFICIIPLYCLVDVLFIFSEERRCIHDHIAGTKVIMV, from the coding sequence ATGTCACTCTCTTTCAACTGCCCCCACTGCAATGCCTCACTAGTGGCACAATATCTAAGACCGGGCGACGTTTGCAAGTGTCACCAGTGTGGGCAGGAGTGCAGTGTGCCGGTCGATGCCACCTCGGTGTGGCAACCTTCTTCCGCGGACGGCCAGCCGACTATGGCGGCCCCACCACCACCCCGCCAGGTGGCGGGACAGTTGGCTGATCGCGGTACCAGGCTGGGTGCACAGCTAATTGACGGCTTACTGGTTCTTCCTCTTATTATTGTATGGGTCATCATAGCCGGTACGTCCGAATCTGATGCCGGTGAGCTGATGGGATTCTTGCTCTTCATTCTGGGCATGGTTGGGCTCATCGCTTACCAATGGTGGCTTCTTTCGACCGAAGGCCAGTCAATCGGCAAGAGAATGCTCAATATTAAGGTTGTCAAATTGGATGGCACCAACGGTGGATTCGAAACTAATGTCCTCATGAGACTGATTATAAACGGATTTATATGCATCATTCCATTATATTGTTTGGTGGATGTGCTCTTTATCTTCAGCGAGGAACGACGCTGCATTCACGACCATATCGCCGGCACTAAAGTGATAATGGTCTGA